The Synergistaceae bacterium genome includes a window with the following:
- a CDS encoding DNA-binding protein, with translation MTTTGKFKYNLTMTEENDSDILKRRIHFNLLYDFYSPLLTARQRKIYETLCFSDLTLSEAAEVLGISRQAVHVLARNIMKKLDNLERDLHFAKTTRNFESRIKELEQENESLREKLLLQKGGN, from the coding sequence TTGACAACAACGGGCAAATTTAAATATAATCTCACCATGACAGAAGAAAACGACAGCGATATTTTAAAGCGCAGGATACATTTCAACCTGTTATACGATTTCTACTCGCCTTTATTGACAGCGAGACAAAGAAAAATTTACGAGACATTATGCTTCAGTGATTTGACTCTTAGTGAGGCCGCAGAAGTTCTCGGAATAAGTCGGCAGGCTGTTCACGTTCTTGCACGTAATATAATGAAGAAACTTGATAATCTCGAACGCGATTTACATTTTGCAAAGACTACACGCAATTTCGAGTCAAGAATCAAGGAGCTTGAACAGGAAAATGAATCATTGCGCGAAAAGTTATTATTACAGAAAGGGGGAAATTAA